Within Bacteroidota bacterium, the genomic segment GATCATGATCTTGTTTCGCTCCTCGCTTTCCACGGCTCCGCCAACGCACCTACGGTTGACGTTGTAGCCCGCGATGTTGCAACGCTGGTCGATGACATCTCCTTTGGTGAATTCCAGGGCTACGTAGATGTGCCGGCCAAGAAATATTTCCTCGATGTAACGCTTGCAGACCAGAGCGCTACGGCTGCTTCTTTCAAAGCAGACCTACGCAACCTCGGTGGTGGCGCCGCGGTCGTGCTTGCAACAGGCCTGTTAGGAAGCAAACCGCCTTTTGGCTTAATCGCCGTGCTTCCTAATGGACAGGTGGTCCGCTTGCCCCAGATTAAGCACTAAGTTGCTGCAAGCAGCCCTCCTCCCCAAAGCCTTCCGGATACGTCCGGAGGGCTTTTTTTGTATACCTTGTAATTAGTCAGGGCGTGTGAATGCGTATGGTGGCACGCAGAAAGCACGTAGTTACATGGTTTTTTTATTCTAATCGGCTATTCCTTTTTCATGACTCTACCGAATGTACACATTCGTCCGCTTACCGGAGATGATCACACCTTTCTGTTGGACATCCTCTACCATGCTATTTACGTGGCGCCGGGAGAACCGCTGCCGGCGCGCGACATCTTACAGCAGCCGGACATTCGACGCTACGTAGCAGATTGGATGCAGCATAAAGGCGATGCCGGTTTTGTCGCTGAAGTGGAAGGCAAATCTATAGGCGCGGTTTGGTTGCGATGCTGGACGGGGGAAGACAAGGGGTATGGTTTTGTAGATGTTACCATTCCTGAACTATCAATCGCTTTGTTGCCTGGCTTTAGAGGCAAAGGGATCGGTACCAGACTACTAAAACAGTGTTTACGCGAAGCAGCGCAACACCATGTGGCCATCAGTCTCAGTGTCTCTGATCCCAATCCTGCAAAAAATCTGTATCTGCGACTGGGCTTTGTTGAGATTGGAAAAGACGGCGGATCAACTACCATGCTTAAGCAACTGGCTGGGAAGGCGTCAACCGATCAA encodes:
- a CDS encoding GNAT family N-acetyltransferase encodes the protein MTLPNVHIRPLTGDDHTFLLDILYHAIYVAPGEPLPARDILQQPDIRRYVADWMQHKGDAGFVAEVEGKSIGAVWLRCWTGEDKGYGFVDVTIPELSIALLPGFRGKGIGTRLLKQCLREAAQHHVAISLSVSDPNPAKNLYLRLGFVEIGKDGGSTTMLKQLAGKASTDQEAW